From a region of the Hypanus sabinus isolate sHypSab1 chromosome 2, sHypSab1.hap1, whole genome shotgun sequence genome:
- the LOC132379933 gene encoding uncharacterized protein LOC132379933, whose translation MSARSSIKLTPPSDKGGKPISSKPTQASSGVPSAAMSARSGIKSMAPSDKGSRTTSSKSTQARAKAEAAKVRLRYARQEAVLKMKQATREVEIQKERAARQREEAAREAEIQKESAARQREEAAREAEIQKERAARQREEAAREAEIQKERAARQGEEAAREAEIQREGAAREAEKAAREAETQLEMAKISTELQVLQLEREEEAAMAEAEYIEEPEGSRDLTEERSTLERTRLERTSDYVQYQTDRQARLPSPYVFDNFPSYEKPQRVTIASHPYEEENLPSRLRDEVKNERADNRYSFTPNLQSSMRRDAEVESRMANSMRNVRSQSYRRQCTSPARMPLTANPTLQYLARRDLVTSGLYQFDDKPENYRAWYSTFTNVIDGVQLSATQRLDLMAKWLGKESRDQVRRIRSVYINKPELALSEAWERLWERYGAPDIIEVALYRRLENFPKVSAKDHFKLREFGDLLMEIQGAKEDGYSAGLVYQDTPSGIRQIVDKLPFGLQDRWLTVASEYKEDHSGRFPPFKHLTEFVRKEAKRRNDPSLVDPGSSSIYTKPGRSSSNVFNIDKPVSVLKTEALTTNNDPGKYCPLHNKPHPLKACRMFREKPLEERTALLKEKRICFRCCSSTSHLARECTIAVKCPECDSPDHVGAMHPDLSLQTDSAPSPPQQDGGEGEAHSRSTAVSTNCTEVCGQAQSSRSCSKICLTKVYPKGAKDKAIKAYVILDDQSNRSLVSPEFFKLFNIESERFPYYLKTCSGNMETQGRKAEAIQIESLDGKVVICLPPLLECNEIMNNRAEILTPSAVLHQPHLHHIAKHIPELDPKAEILLLLGRDVIRVHKVRQQVNGPHDAPFAQRLDLGWVVIGGACPEDVHKPMVNTLKTNVLESGRHSIFQPCPSVPCIKEAKQDVNKRKVTGEMLGQSVFVQTEHGNKLAQSAQDTISLKTKDTKVFRDEANNGVAPLPFREPRQRSPDNKEQAVKRFTSLRKTRKRKPEMQQRTRLAHEVLCTLMAEVTAIINAQSLLPRKPLYTFAINAPYAEGRSTSSTRRLFRQGFVHKAMETSPGSGKSVLASLETKISTFVATETKVDRTPQESSSWRLSPAQGQASHPQQLANGQNHCYIP comes from the coding sequence atgtcagctcgatccagcatcaagttgacgccgcccagcgacaagggcggtaaaccgatatcaagtaagcccacccaggcgtcatcaggtgttccaagtgctgcaatgtcagctcgatccgggatcaagtcgatggcgcccagcgacaagggcagtagaacgacatcaagtaagtccacacaggcaagagccaaggcagaagccgccaaggtgcgactgcgttacgccagacaagaagcagttttgaaaatgaaacaggccaccagagaagtcgaaatccagaaagaaagggccgccagacaaagagaagaggctgccagagaagccgaaatccagaaagaaagtgccgccagacaaagagaagaggctgccagagaagccgaaatccagaaagaaagggccgccagacaaagagaagaggctgccagagaagccgaaatccagaaagaaagggccgccagacaaggagaagaggctgccagagaagccgaaatccagagagaaggggccgccagagaagccgaaaaggccgccagagaagccgaaacccagttggaaatggcaaaaatatcgacagagttgcaagtgctgcagctggaaagagaagaagaagctgccatggcggaagcagagtacatagaagaacctgaagggtcgcgtgatctgaccgaagaaagatctactttagaaaggaccagactggaacgcacaagcgactatgtacaatatcaaacagacaggcaggctcgtctcccctctccatatgtattcgataacttccccagctacgagaaacctcagagagtcacgattgcatcacatccatacgaggaagaaaatttaccctcgcggctccgtgatgaagtcaagaatgaaagagctgacaaccgatattcttttacaccaaacttacaaagttcgatgcgaagagacgcggaggtcgaatccaggatggcaaattccatgagaaacgtgcgctcTCAATCATATAGGCGCCAatgtacttctccagcccgcatgccgcttacagccaatcccacgctgcagtatttagcacgacgggatctcgtcacttcgggactgtaccagtttgacgataaacccgaaaattaccgtgcatggtactccacattcaccaacgtgatcgacggagtccagctcagtgcaacccaaaggttggaccttatggcgaaatggctggggaaagaatcacgcgaccaggtgagacgcatacgttcagtgtacatcaacaaacccgagctagccttaagcgaagcgtgggagagactttgggagagatatggggcccccgacattattgaagtggcgctatatcgacgtctggaaaactttcctaaggtgtcagccaaagatcactttaagttaagagaattcggagatttactcatggagatccaaggcgccaaagaagatggctactcagctggtctagtataccaagatactccatccgggattagacaaatcgtggacaaacttccatttgggctgcaggacaggtggctgactgttgcctcagagtacaaggaagaccacagtggtcgatttcctccctttaagcacctcactgagtttgtgcgcaaggaggcgaagaggcgaaacgaccctagcctcgtggatccaggaagcagttcgatttacaccaagccaggtagatcctcttcgaatgttttcaacattgataaacccgtgtcagtgctcaagactgaagcccttacaactaacaacgaccctggcaagtattgtccattgcataacaaacctcaccccctgaaagcatgcagaatgtttagggaaaaaccccttgaagagaggacggctcttctcaaggagaaaagaatatgttttagatgctgttcctcaacctctcacctcgccagagagtgtacgatcgccgtgaagtgtccggaatgtgatagcccagatcacgtcggggccatgcatcccgacctgtcactgCAAACCGacagcgctccttcacccccacaacaggacggcggggagggagaggctcactctaggtcaacagctgtcagcacgaactgtacagaagtttgcggtcaagctcagtcaagtcgttcttgttccaagatctgcctcactaaggtgtaccctaaaggagccaaagacaaggccatcaaagcctatgtgattctggacgatcagagcaatcgttcactagtcagtccagagttctttaaattgttcaacattgagagtgagcggttcccatactacctcaaaacttgctctggcaacatggaaacccaaggaaggaaggcagaagccatccagatcgagtccctggatggtaaagtcgtcatctgtctccctccgctcttagagtgcaatgaaatcatgaataaccgcgctgagatcctgacaccaagtgcggtgctacaccagccgcatctccaccacatcgccaaacacatcccagaactggatccaaaagcagaaatactcctgctattaggaagagatgtaatccgggtacacaaggttaggcagcaggtcaatggaccacacgacgccccctttgcacaacgcttggatctaggctgggtggtgataggaggggCGTGCCCTgaagacgtacacaaaccgatggttaacacactcaagaccaatgtgctagagagtggccgccattcaatctttcaaccctgcccgagtgtcccatGCATTAAGGAAGCAAAACAAGACGttaacaagcgtaaagtaaccggcGAGatgctaggtcagtcagttttcgttcaaaccgagcacggaaacaaacttgcacaatcagctcaagataccatttctttaaaaaccaaagacaccaaggtcttcagagatgaagcaaataatggggttgccccattgcctttcagagaaccacgccagcgctcaccagataacaaagagcaggcagtcaaacggttcacgtccttacggaaaacccggaaaaggaaacctgagatgcagcaacgcacccgattggcccacgaggtactgtgcaccctaatggcagaggtcacagccattataaacgcacaatcactcctacccagaaaacccctttatactttcgccattaacgctccttacgcagaaggcaggagcacctcctccaccaggagacttttcagacaaggatttgtacacaaagcaatggagacaagtccaggctctggcaaatcagttctggcctcgctggagacaaaaatatctacctttgttgcaacagagacaaaagtggacagaaccccacaggaatcttcaagttggagacttagtcctgctcagggacaagcaagccacccgcaacagctggccaatggccagaatcactgctacattccctag